A single region of the Lotus japonicus ecotype B-129 chromosome 4, LjGifu_v1.2 genome encodes:
- the LOC130715680 gene encoding uncharacterized protein LOC130715680 isoform X1 has translation MYFVCLLRLLTICILDVLLYVYVLLEPEHHFHPYITYQVLGASESMDQTFLFLLRIMQIFSLVNKITNSVASPKQIIELMQVEDLTNGKGKSHLQVNNEHPLSKVIVEYAKKFRDEEKPSLSEGEFKDVKNHSYLFKILMLMCK, from the exons ATGTATTTTGTATGCTTACTTAGATTACTTACCATTTGTATCCTTGATGTTCTCCTATATGTGTATGTGTTGCTGGAGCCAGAACACCACTTTCACCCTTATATAACCTATCAAGTTTTGGGAGCCTCAGAGTCAATGGATCAAACTTTTCTGTTTCTGCTAAGAATTATGCAGATTTTCTCTTTGGTAAACAAGATTACAAATTCAG TGGCATCTCCTAAACAGATTATAGAACTGATGCAAGTGGAAGACTTGACTAATGGTAAAGGCAAAAGCCATTTACAA GTGAATAATGAGCATCCATTGAGTAAGGTCATTGTCGAGTATGCCAAAAAATTCAGAGATGAAGAGAAACCTTCTTTGTCAGAGGGAGAATTCAAAGACGTAAAGAACCATTCTTACTTATTTAAGATACTTATGCTTATGTGCAAATAG
- the LOC130715680 gene encoding uncharacterized protein LOC130715680 isoform X2: MMTWQIEHHFHPYITYQVLGASESMDQTFLFLLRIMQIFSLVNKITNSVASPKQIIELMQVEDLTNGKGKSHLQVNNEHPLSKVIVEYAKKFRDEEKPSLSEGEFKDVKNHSYLFKILMLMCK, encoded by the exons ATGATGACATGGCAGATTG AACACCACTTTCACCCTTATATAACCTATCAAGTTTTGGGAGCCTCAGAGTCAATGGATCAAACTTTTCTGTTTCTGCTAAGAATTATGCAGATTTTCTCTTTGGTAAACAAGATTACAAATTCAG TGGCATCTCCTAAACAGATTATAGAACTGATGCAAGTGGAAGACTTGACTAATGGTAAAGGCAAAAGCCATTTACAA GTGAATAATGAGCATCCATTGAGTAAGGTCATTGTCGAGTATGCCAAAAAATTCAGAGATGAAGAGAAACCTTCTTTGTCAGAGGGAGAATTCAAAGACGTAAAGAACCATTCTTACTTATTTAAGATACTTATGCTTATGTGCAAATAG